GAGGCTAATCCACTTTTTTGAATTCTAAAGTTTTAAGCAAATCACGGAATCTCTTGCCAGGTCTAAACAAAATTTTAGAGTCCTTTATGGCGTTTGAGCTCACATCTTCTTCAAGGTCGAAACCTTCTGAGCTAAGGCTGACGCGAAAAGAGCCTAAGTCTCCTAGATACACAATATGTCCTTGGCTGAGCTCGTCAGACATGTTGTGGACAAATGCTTCCAGTACAGCAAGGCAATCTGCCTTACGAACTGTTGATTGATTGGAAATTAAAAATGCCAATCGATTCAGATCTGTACGCCCACTTGTTTTGACCTGGGCGTAAAACTTGCGTGGTGCCGCCACATCTTGTGGGTTCACCTTTTGAACGGTTTTAAATGTTACCATTGTTAAAAAATTTATGGCAGATGAAACTGCCTGGTTAATATTGGTGTAAATTTAAAAAGCTTTTTTTATTTTTTTAGTAATACTATAAATAAGGTTTTCAACAAGTTATGAACATTTAGTTTGTTTGTTGATTATTAATAAGTTAGTTATAATACTGATATATAATGTATTATAATATTATTATTTTGTATATTATTGTTTTACAGTAGTTTAAATGTGTTAAAAAAAATAAACGATAGGATGATTTTTTTTCACTTATTGAGTTTTGTTTCGCGGATAGATTCCTCTACCGAGACTTCGGTATCAGAATGACAAGGGAATGTCATTCCGACGGCAGGATGTCATTCCGACGATCGGTTGTCATTCCGACGGCAGGAGGAATCTCTCTTTCACGTATTGGAGTTCGGTCCACTGAAAGATTCCTCTACCGAGACTTCGGTATCAGAATGACAAGGGAGGTTCGGTTCACTGAGAGATTCTTCACTTCGCAGGCTCCGTTCAGAATGACAAGGGAATGTCATTCCGACGATCGGTTGTCATTCCGACGGTAGGAGGAATCTTTTTTCACGTATTGGGGTTCGGTTCACTGAGAGATTCTTCACTCCGCGAGCTCCGTTCAGAATGACAAGGGAGGTTCGGTTCACTGGGAGATTCCTCGTCACTGCGTTTGCCTCGGAATGACAGGGGAGGTTTGTTTAATTTTTAAAATAACTAAAATCATCACCTTCTTTAATGTTAAGTAAAGAATGGTAAATGAGTTCAATCACGGCTTCTACATCTTTTTGATGTACCATTTCTACCGTAGTATGCATGTATCTTAAAGGTAAAGAAATTAAAGCTGAAGCTACACCGCCATTACTGTAAGCAAAGGCATCGGTATCTGTACCAGTCATTCGGCTTGTCGCCATGCGTTGAAATGGAATGTTATTTTTTTCAGCCGTTTCAATCAACAATTCTCTTAAGTTATTTTGAACTGCCGGAGCATAACTGATCACTGGATTATCACCTATCTTGGTTAATCCTTCTTTCTTTTTATCAATCATAGGGGTTGTGGTGTCATGACACACATCGGTAACAATAGCCACGTTGGGTTTGATGTTTTGAGTAATCATTTCAGCACCGCGTAAACCTATTTCTTCTTGAACCGAATTGGTGATATAAAGACCAAAAGGAAGTTCAATTTTGTTTTCTTTTAGTTTTTTAGCTACTTCAACTATCATAAATCCGCCCATGCGGTTATCTAAACCTCTACACACAAATTTATCTTTGTTAAGTACAAAAAATTCATCGGGATAAGTAATCACACAACCTACATGAACGCCAAGTTTTTCTACTTCTTCCTTATTAGAACAGCCTACATCAATACAAATGTTATCAAGTTGTGGTGCTTTTTCGTTAGATTTATCTCGGGTGTGAATTGCAGGCCAACCAAAAACACCTTTAACTATACCGTTTTTTGTATGGATATTAACACGTTTTGAAGTCGCTATTTGATGGTCGCTACCGCCATTTCTGATGACGTAAATCAAACCTTCATCGGTTATATAGTTGACATACCAAGAAATTTCGTCAGCATGACCTTCTATAACAACTTTGTATTTGGCTTCTGGATTGATTACACCAACAGCTGTGCCATAAATATCTGTGATAAACTCATCGACATAAGGTTTTAAATACTCCATCCAAAGTTTTTGTCCTTCAGACTCATAACCAGTTGGAGATGCGTTGTTTAAGTATTGTTCTAAAAATTCAAGTGATTTTTTATTCATAAAGTGTAAAATTTTGAGCGAAATTAATCAATTTTAAAATACTGACTTCTTATAATAATCTATTTTTGGAATAATTTTTGGTCAACATTAACTATGAAAATTAAATTATTTATCGTTTTGATTTGGTGTGGTGTTTATCAAGTTATAAATGCACAGGTAGAGGATTACTCACCAACTTCTGCACCTAAAAAAATGATTATTATTGAACGCGACTCTTTAGTGGTTAATGAAATCACTTTAGACGAAGTTATAGTGTTTCAACCTTTAAAGTTTGACTCCAAATCTGAAATGCGAAATTATCTGATTTTGAGAAGAAAGACTAGAAAGGTTTGTACTTATGCTGTTTTGGTCGCTGATAGACTTGAAAAACTCAATGCTAGATTAGAAACATTAGACTCTAAACGAAAAAAAAGACGCTATACTAAACGTATTCAAAAGTATATTGAAGGCAAGTTTACCGATCAGTTAAAAAAGCTTACCAAAACTGAAGGACAAATATTGGTTAAACTCATGCACAGACAAACGGGCATTACTACTTTTGATTTGGTTAAAGAACTAAAAAGTGGATGGCGTGCGTTTTGGTACAATACCACGGCAAGTTTGTTTAATATTTCACTTAAAGAAGAATACAATCCTTATGAGGTGAAAGAAGACTACCTTATCGAAGATATTTTGCAACGCTCTTTTAAAGATGGTGTTTTAGAAAAACACGAGCCTGCTTTTGAAATTGATTATTTGGATCTCTTAGAGCTATGGCAAAACAACAAATCACATCCCAAAGAAAAAGTTGATTAATGATATATAAAAAAATATTGTAGTAATAAAAAAAAATATAACTAAGCAAATTCAATCAAAACAAACCTTCAAATAGATTAGAGATATCGTCTCTTATACTTGAATTAACACCTGCAAGAAGGGCAACCGATATTAATAGCCCAGCCATAGCAGAACCAAAATCTTTTAGCACAAGATTGAAAGCTTTCTTCTTATGTTTATTGCCTTTTTTCTTTCTAGCAAAACTTATAGCAATTTCTCGCCCACCGATAATACCTAAAAATATCCAAGTCGTACTCATTGGAATATTTGAGATAAATAGCTTATAAATTAATAAAATAACATAAGAAAAATCAACCAAGGTAGCCGCTCTTACGTCTGATATTCTAGCTTTTTCACTCACTATTTGTTGAATTTTATCACCCCTAAAATAAAACAGCAACCCAAGTCCTATAAAAATGGTTGCAGAAAAGATTATAAATTGATAAAACTCTAGCTGTCTAGGTAAAAACACTGCAATATTTGCACCATCTTGCATAATCCAAACCGACCATAACGACCCACTTACAGCCCATTGCACATATGTCCAAGCTTTGTTATATTGCCTAGATTTAAAACGCTTTCTGATAAAGTCATAAGCTAAATTCCAAATTAAAAAAGATAAAATAAAGGCTAAAATATAGCCAGTCCAACTTTTATAAACTATTGAAGTTATGCCTGAAGATGAAGCACTAAACACACTCAACAATAAAAATGTAGTTGAAACGGGCATTCTCAACCTTGTCAAAATCAGAAGAACTAATGGTGCTATAATTTGAAAAAACGAAAACTCTTTAGGATGCGGAAACATAAGTCCACCGTCTTCATTTGTAACTTGTAGGCGTTGATAACTTACATCGCCATCATAATAAAAAAAACTAAAACAAACTGTAGCTAAAAATATGATCCCGATAAACAACCAAAGATACCACCATTTCTTGTCTGAATTACTTTCTATAAACGTCCCAATGGTTTGAATACTATCGTTGGCTACGGCAGCGTAAGCGACAAACATGAAACCTATCCACATCGCAATTTGCCAGTTGTAAGCTGTAGAAGCACCAGCTAAAATAAAACCAACAATAACAATAATAATAAAAGTTTTTTCTTCTATAAAAATATCAAAAAGCCGAAAATTTGGTCTTGTTTTATAATTCTTCCCCATGATTATTGAATGACATCGCAAATCTAAGTTGACAGAATGTATTTAATGTTTCTAAAACGTTAAGAAATTTACCAATCAAATTGATAGGATAAACCGCCAAGAACTTGCAGACCTTGCACTTTGAAATTTCGCCACTGCTCATAATTGTCATCAAGTAAGTTTTGTCCAGAAACAAAAAATCCGAGACGTTCTGAAAATTGGTATTCAACACCAAAATTTAAATCCACAAAACTATCAACGGTTTCAGAAACTAAGCCAATGCCATCAAAGGGTAAAATTGCATATTGCAGACTCTTACGCTCACCAACAAAAAACAGTGTAGAGTGCAAATACCACTTCTCGCCTATTTGATAATTGGCATTGACATCAACTTTAAATTCTGGAAGATAAGTTGCTTCAGGTAAATTATCAACTGAGTAATTAAAATAATGTGCTGAAAGTCCAACATTAAAGTCATCAAATGCGGCGTAGTTGACTTCTGCATTTATGCCAAGAGTTGACAAGTCGTCATAGGCTAATCCAAATGAATTAGAATATTCATAATTATTGGTTGGCATGAATGGAGCAAAACCATACACATCGAGGTTTTCTATAAAAAAAGCATAGTCGTTTTCTTGTTTATAAGAGACTTTAAAGTTATAGCTTAAGCTTCCTGTTTTTCCATTTAAACCAGCAAAACCTGTATAGGCATTATCTGTAGGTTGTAAGGATAAAGTTGGCGATACAAATGGGTTTTGGTTGACAATACTTCTGTAAGGATTCTGACTTAAATCACCGTCAGCACCAGCATAAAACATAAGTTCGTCTGTAAATTTGTAAGAGGCTTTAATTTTAGGATAGACAAAAAATTCAGTGTCACTGAGTTCTGTGTCGTTTAAAACTGTGGCTTTAAGACCTAAATCAAGGTTGATATCACCAAACTCAAACTGCATTGAAGGTTGGACAGTCGCCGTAAAAAATCCATAATCAATTCCTTGCTGAGGATCATTAAAAGATTGGTCAAAACTTCCTGATAGGTAATCTAACTTTACACCCAAATCTAATGTTTTTTCAGTTATATAGAATTGAAAATCGCTTGTCAGAGTAATTTGATTTTCTGAAGAATCGTAATCGTCTGAAAAATTTTGAAGATTTAATTTCACATTTTTCAGAAAACTATCTTCAAACTCTAATTGTCCATAAGCTTTTAAACCCAAGTAGGTTTGCAAAGGATCAATAGCTGAAATATCTGTATCAAATAGTTGTATGCTATTGGGTAAAACATTGAGATTTTGTTCATCTATACCGTACCAGTT
This genomic window from Flavobacterium sp. CS20 contains:
- a CDS encoding HU family DNA-binding protein, which produces MVTFKTVQKVNPQDVAAPRKFYAQVKTSGRTDLNRLAFLISNQSTVRKADCLAVLEAFVHNMSDELSQGHIVYLGDLGSFRVSLSSEGFDLEEDVSSNAIKDSKILFRPGKRFRDLLKTLEFKKVD
- a CDS encoding DUF4294 domain-containing protein, with protein sequence MKIKLFIVLIWCGVYQVINAQVEDYSPTSAPKKMIIIERDSLVVNEITLDEVIVFQPLKFDSKSEMRNYLILRRKTRKVCTYAVLVADRLEKLNARLETLDSKRKKRRYTKRIQKYIEGKFTDQLKKLTKTEGQILVKLMHRQTGITTFDLVKELKSGWRAFWYNTTASLFNISLKEEYNPYEVKEDYLIEDILQRSFKDGVLEKHEPAFEIDYLDLLELWQNNKSHPKEKVD
- a CDS encoding M42 family metallopeptidase produces the protein MNKKSLEFLEQYLNNASPTGYESEGQKLWMEYLKPYVDEFITDIYGTAVGVINPEAKYKVVIEGHADEISWYVNYITDEGLIYVIRNGGSDHQIATSKRVNIHTKNGIVKGVFGWPAIHTRDKSNEKAPQLDNICIDVGCSNKEEVEKLGVHVGCVITYPDEFFVLNKDKFVCRGLDNRMGGFMIVEVAKKLKENKIELPFGLYITNSVQEEIGLRGAEMITQNIKPNVAIVTDVCHDTTTPMIDKKKEGLTKIGDNPVISYAPAVQNNLRELLIETAEKNNIPFQRMATSRMTGTDTDAFAYSNGGVASALISLPLRYMHTTVEMVHQKDVEAVIELIYHSLLNIKEGDDFSYFKN
- a CDS encoding TonB-dependent receptor, coding for MFSQRRNDTIKAEKLIIIKQYSPTLNDAFKIKSKPSVSDSISKSQKDVKYSIFSVPVASTFTPVKGTASSIKPQALPYNYQNYARLGAGNFTNILGQFYGSLMLNRYKKLNIEFEHFSSSGGIEDVLLDDDFLDTNLDLNLESAERYFRWDAGIGVDYKRYNWYGIDEQNLNVLPNSIQLFDTDISAIDPLQTYLGLKAYGQLEFEDSFLKNVKLNLQNFSDDYDSSENQITLTSDFQFYITEKTLDLGVKLDYLSGSFDQSFNDPQQGIDYGFFTATVQPSMQFEFGDINLDLGLKATVLNDTELSDTEFFVYPKIKASYKFTDELMFYAGADGDLSQNPYRSIVNQNPFVSPTLSLQPTDNAYTGFAGLNGKTGSLSYNFKVSYKQENDYAFFIENLDVYGFAPFMPTNNYEYSNSFGLAYDDLSTLGINAEVNYAAFDDFNVGLSAHYFNYSVDNLPEATYLPEFKVDVNANYQIGEKWYLHSTLFFVGERKSLQYAILPFDGIGLVSETVDSFVDLNFGVEYQFSERLGFFVSGQNLLDDNYEQWRNFKVQGLQVLGGLSYQFDW